The DNA region GTAttgtgttttaatttaagattTTATCTTGTTATGAAAAATATGCACACACACTCATGATCATAAGTATATGACAAATGGTAACTAGTTCCCTGAGGATATGAGTTTTAAAGAATCAAAAGTGGAAAGCTTtgattgagaaaaaaatgagaTTAATGTTATTACTACATTGAATGTTGTGTTTTTGGATTCGAAAATATCTGTTTCTTAATTTTCTGACTAGAGCTAAGAGGCCATTCGGGAATCGAAATCTTCTGTCTCTAAATTGTCTAACTCACTTCTCTGTCCCACTAATGAAATTTTGCGATGATAATAGAATACCACTCATGCAAGTTCGTAATTGCCTCAGTTATTTCTTTTTTAACTGATATGGCAAAATTTCATCAGTGAGACAGGAAATTAGGACACCAAATGAGGCTGGAGATTTCACCCGTTCTAGGATCTATGTATAATATATATACCGTGAAGGCGAACAGCCAAGCTGCCTTTCTGAACAAAGTCAGTAATCACGAGCTTCTCCTCCTTTCTGTAGTAGTAAGCCACAAGAGGGAGAAGATTAGGATGATCCAACCTTCCTATCCTAAGCATGTGCTCCTGAAACTCTTGCCTCCCAACATTGTTCATTTGCTTGAATCTCTTCACCACCACGGTTGGCCTATTTAACAAAGAAGCCTTGTAGGAAGAACTGAAACAACCACTACCCAAAATCTCAGCATTGGCTCTCAGCAGTTCTTGCATATCAAACTGCTCTCTATCATCCCTCACAAAAGATAACTTCATGCTGTCCAGTTTTCTGCTGTTGCCGGAGGATCCGGACCCTGCAGACCTTTCACTTCTATCATCTGCTACTGATTCCCTCCCTTCCATTCCTTTCTTTTCGAGGTTGCTACGTCGACTCTCTGCGGACAGTTCAGGTCCTTGTTTTCTTCTTCGACGAAGGATAAATATCACTGCTCCAATCACAAACAGTGCCGCCACACAAGCAAGAACCACAACCACAATAACACTCACCCTTGATAGCTTTTTGGAGGGGCATGCACCTAATGGAGCTCCACATAGCCCTGCATTACCTGCTCATTTGGATTATATACATATACTAGTTTAGACTCTCATATCCCACAAAGTATGCAACTATATATAGTAATTAAAGAACAAGCCAATGAAACAACATAAGATGTTAGATTTTTACAGCAATGTGGCGCCCCACCTAATTAGAAGAAAGAaattagtgcatgtttgaaattcttctacaattgattttaaaacttGAATTAATTATGAGGAGAAGTTTTTCTTAGTAGCTTTTGagtgtcagaattgattatgagtaaaaagaagttgatccaaacatgctatcaaTGTTTTACTATCTCTCTGTCTCTAACTCTAAGTGAATCTTGCATGAATTCAGTGTACATAGGCACAAACAGTATTAAAATAATAGTAAAAAGATATCAAAAGTCTGGTTTTAAACTTTTGATTGTTGGTTTAACACTGTCTATGCAAGCACCACTCATGTAACTCTAGTTTAACCTGTATATCTCAACTAAGTCTTCTCATTTAATTTTAAGCATTGATGTATACAGTTATACATGAACAATTATGAGTTTAATCTGCATCCAAATTAATAACATATGTTTAGTTTTGATTATTTCTGAAGAAATAAATACCTTTTCTgaaaaaactatatatgcatatatataatttgattGCAAGCTATAATGCAAACACAAAACAAGTAAAACTAAGTGCACACTAGTTTCTTACCAGAAAATGATGAAGCTGGCATCTTACTAAGACTGGCTGGTATTTCTCCCTCTAATTGATTATTAGCTACACTGAATGATTTAAGACTTTGCTGAAATTTGGGAAGGTGGCCAGTGAACTTGTTTCCCTCCAACCCCAACTCCAAAAGCCTTGGCAAGGAAGCTAATGAACTTGGAATAGAACCTATGAACTGGTTGTTTGACAAGTAAACTTTCTTCAACCATTGCATACCCTCAAAAGCATCATCAGGAACCTCCCCAGCAAACTTGTTATTTGAGAGGTAAAGGCTCTTCAAACCCACTATCTTGTTCAGCTCAGGCCATGTGTTGTCAAAATCATTATCCATGAAGCTTATGGTTCTGAGATAAGGCAAATCATTGAGAGAGTCCAAATCAATTGTCCCCTTTAGCCTCATATTCTCCAGCTGCAAGCCCCAAACATGCCCTTGGTAGCACAGAACACCATACCAATTGCCATTATCACCAGTGCATGGTGGAACAATTGATTCATTCCATGAGGACAATGCTGCATTGGTGTTTTGCAAGGCagcttttaattttaaaagtgattctgTGTCTGGATCAGCAGCATAAGATGATGCAACAATGCATAATAAGAATGTGAAAGTTAAACCACTGATGAGTGCCATAGTGAAATTAATCAATTAAAGGGtttgcacacacacacacacacacacacacacacacacacacacataaagAGGGGTGTGGCGTGCACACCCTCTCTAGATAGAAGGGCCTAGCTGCTTTGAGATGGAGATAGATAGATGCTAGTgagggtgaagaagaagaacaacaacaacaagaggCTTTAGATGGCATTGGAAGGTGAAacaaggagagagaaagagaagcaaGTGAAAATGCTAAGAATAGGATACAAAAGAGAGGGATGAGATTAAAGAGGTTGACGAAGtcatttttatttgtttcttgCAATAAAATGTGTGTGTATTTTGTCATCAGAAATACACGGCCATCCTTTGAATAGCACATTATTACATCTTTTCTCATTCTGCTA from Lotus japonicus ecotype B-129 chromosome 2, LjGifu_v1.2 includes:
- the LOC130739124 gene encoding pollen receptor-like kinase 1 — protein: MALISGLTFTFLLCIVASSYAADPDTESLLKLKAALQNTNAALSSWNESIVPPCTGDNGNWYGVLCYQGHVWGLQLENMRLKGTIDLDSLNDLPYLRTISFMDNDFDNTWPELNKIVGLKSLYLSNNKFAGEVPDDAFEGMQWLKKVYLSNNQFIGSIPSSLASLPRLLELGLEGNKFTGHLPKFQQSLKSFSVANNQLEGEIPASLSKMPASSFSGNAGLCGAPLGACPSKKLSRVSVIVVVVLACVAALFVIGAVIFILRRRRKQGPELSAESRRSNLEKKGMEGRESVADDRSERSAGSGSSGNSRKLDSMKLSFVRDDREQFDMQELLRANAEILGSGCFSSSYKASLLNRPTVVVKRFKQMNNVGRQEFQEHMLRIGRLDHPNLLPLVAYYYRKEEKLVITDFVQKGSLAVRLHGHQSLGEPSLDWPTRLKIVKGTAKALEYLYKEMPSLIAPHGHLKSSNVLLSETLEPKLNDYGLVPVINQDLAPDIMVAYKSPEYLEHGRITKKTDVWSLGILILEILTGKFPANFVQGRGSEGSLADWVESVVPGEWSSEVFDPEMEQIRSSEGEMVKLLKIALACCEVDVEKRWDLKEAVERIQEVKERDNDEDFYSSYASEADMKSSKSSKALSDEFNFPING